The following proteins are co-located in the Seriola aureovittata isolate HTS-2021-v1 ecotype China chromosome 7, ASM2101889v1, whole genome shotgun sequence genome:
- the LOC130172239 gene encoding rano class II histocompatibility antigen, A beta chain-like translates to MHARSCFSLLCLFLSFLRAGALFGYGVSRCLLTSTHEAVYLEQIYFNKVLLGQYNSTSGNFTGYTKIAKEVADDLNKNPSFLKQEQKNVETCKTKMPPAVDLLSKPVKPYVKLRSVETVSSRHPGMLLCSAYNFYPKQIRVTWLRDGKMVTSDVTSSDELSNGNWLYQIHSYLEYTPRPGEKITCMVEHASLKEPTLYDWDPMPESQRNKIAVGTAGLVLGLVLFLVGVIYYKRNATDRVLVPSS, encoded by the exons ATGCATGCTCGCAGCTGCTTTTCACTACTCTGTCTGTTCCTGTCATTTTTAAGAGCGG GTGCTCTCTTCGGTTACGGTGTAAGTCGTTGCCTGTTGACTTCCACTCATGAAGCTGTTTATCTGGAACAAATCTACTTTAATAAAGTGCTTCTTGGCCAATACAACAGCACTTCAGGAAACTTTACCGGCTACACAAAAATCGCAAAGGAAGTTGCAGACGACCTTAACAAGAACCCATCTTTTttgaaacaagaacaaaagaatGTAGAAACATGCAAAACCAAAATGCCACCGGCAGTTGATCTCCTTTCAAAACCAG TCAAGCCCTACGTCAAGCTGCGGTCAGTTGAGACAGTGAGCAGCAGACATCCAGGCATGCTGCTCTGCAGTGCGTACAACTTTTATCCCAAACAAATCAGAGTAACATGGCTGAGGGATGGGAAGATGGTGACATCTGATGTGACGTCCTCTGATGAGTTGTCCAATGGGAATTGGCTCTACCAGATCCACTCCTATCTGGAGTACACACCCAGACCTGGAGAGAAAATCACATGTATGGTGGAGCATGCCAGCCTCAAGGAGCCCACACTTTATGACTGGG atcCCATGCCTGAGTCACAGCGGAATAAGATTGCTGTTGGGACAGCAGGGCTAGTGCTGGGTCTGGTCCTTTTTCTTGTTGGGGTGATTTACTACAAGAGAAATGCtact gaTCGGGTGTTGGTGCCATCAAGTTAA